The genomic window ACTAAAAAAAATCTGGATGCAGCTATTTTCTATATAGACATCCGTACAAACGGAAAGGACTTTGAGAAATATTATAACCGGGCAAAGGATGAGGCCGGCGTACGTTTCATTAAATCGAAAATTACAAACATTACAGAACTTGATGGAAAGCACCTTATATCCTATGTGGATGAAGCAGGCAAAAGAATCGAAGAATTATTCGACATGGTAGTATTGTCTGTAGGGCTCGGAGTATCAGGAGAAGCCGTAAATCTTGCCCAAAAACTGGACATAAAACTTAATCATTACGGCTTTGCGGGCTCCGGCAGTTTTGAGCCTGTTGCCAGCTCCAGACCTGGCATCTATGTTTGTGGCGCATTTCAGGCTCCCAAGGATATTCCGTCGTCGGTTATAGATGCCAGCGCTGCCGCAGGTCTGGCTGGAAGCAAACTGGCCGACTACAGGTGGACCCTCACAAAAACAAAACATATCCCCGAAGAAATCGATGTCCGCGGAGAACCTCCCAGAATCGGCGTGTTTGTATGCCGCTGCGGATCAAATATCGCGGGCGTTGTTGATGTTCCAGCAGTTGTCGAATTTGCTCAAAGTCTGCCCTATGTGGTCTATGCCGAAGAAAATATGTTCAGTTGTTCTCAGGACACACAGGATAAAATCACAGAGATTATTAAAAACAAACGACTAAACAGGGTTGTTGTGGCAGCCTGTACGCCAAGAACTCATGAACCGCTTTTTCAGGAAACATTAATCAATGCTGGCATTAATAAATACCTTTTCGAGATGGCCAATATCCGCAACCAGTGCTCCTGGGTTCATAAAGATGATAAAGAAAAGGCCACGGAAAAGGCTAAAAATCTGGTTAAAATGGCTGTGGCAAAGGTTGCCCTGCTTGCCCCTCTTGAAGAACCTTCAATGCAAATCAACCAGAATGTGCTGGTCATCGGAGGCGGAATAGCCGGCATGGTGGCAGCCAAAAATCTGGCAGACCAGGGCTACCGGATCTTTTTAATTGAAAAGGCTGATTCACTTGGCGGGCAGGCGCGTCATCTACATGAAACATGGCAAGGAGAAGACATTCAACAATATTTATCCGGTCTGATAAAAGAGGTGCAATCTGATAAAAGCACAGAGATATTTTTAAATTCCCACATAAAACAGGTGGATGGTTTTGTGGGAAATTTTAAGACAACAATCGAAAATAACAGCAAGAGCATAGTACTGGAACACGGAATAACGATCATTGCCTCAGGCGCCTCGGAATTCGTGCCGGATCAGTATCTCTATGGCAATGACAGACGTGTTGTAACCGGGCTGGAACTCCAGCAGCGTTTCATCAACAAAGACCCCTCGCTGACACAACTCAATACCGCGGTATTTATCCAGTGCGTTGGTTCACGCATTCCAGAGCGACCTTTTTGCTCAAAGGTCTGCTGCACACAATCCATTAAAAGCGCCGTAAAACTCAAAGAGATTAAACCCACAATGGAGGTCTTCGTGCTATACAGGGATATGCGCCCATATGGGCTGCGAGAGGATTTGTATAGAAAGGCGCGCTCTATCGGGATTAACTTTATCCGCTACGACTTTGGCAAGGAGCTTGCCGTAGAAGCAGACAACGGAAATCTGCGGATTGCTTTCATTGATTGCGTGCTAAAGCGAAAGATGGTAATACAGCCTGACATTTTAATACTGGCCGCTGCTATTGTTCCGGAAAAAGTAAACAGGCTGGCGCAGCTTTATAAAGTAACGCAAAATGAGGATGGATTTTTTGCGGAGGCGCATGTTAAACTAAGGCCTGTTGATTTTGCAACAGGCGGAGTGTTTCTATGCGGGCTTGCTCATGCCCCTAAATCAATAGATGAATCAATAACTCAGGCCCAGGCCGCAGCATCGAGAGCTGTTACACTTTTATCCGCGAAGAGCATCTCTGCCGACGGAACAGTGGCCTGTGTGAGCCCGAACTTATGCAGCAGTTGCGGTGTTTGTGTATCAATATGCCCATATTCTGCCGCCCTGTTTAATGAAAAAAGCGGCAAGGCCGAAATTAAACCGACATTGTGCAAAGGGTGCGGTCTTTGCACCGCGTCCTGCAGATCAGGGGCTATTAATCTAAAAGGATTTGATAATGAGCAGATCTTTGCGCAGATATTTGCAATGAATGAAGAAGAAGGAGTTTTCAATAATGCCTGATTGGGAACCAAAAATTGTAGCTTTTCTTTGCAGCTGGTGCAGTTATGGAGCTGCCGATCTTGCCGGGGTCAGTCGTTTGCAGTATCCACCGAACTTAAGGGTTATCAGGATCCCCTGTACCGGCCGGATGAGCCCGAAGTTTATTTTAACTGCTTTCAGGCAGGGGGCTGACGGTGTCTGGGTTTCCGGGTGACATCCCGGGGAATGCCATTACCTGGAAGGTAATTATTATGCCCGCAGAAAGTTTACACTCTTTAAAAGCCTTTTGGAACACACAGGAATTGAGTCCGGCCGGATCTTTTTTTCATGGGTCTCATCATCTGAAGCAAACAGATTTGCGCGACTTGCATCAGAAATCACCTCAAAGGTTAAGGATCTGGGGCCAAACAATAATTATATAAAACAAAGGCCTGTCAAGGTAGCATGTTAAAATATATTGATACGATAAGAAAAATATCCAAGCGGCTCTTAAAGGAAAAAACAGTCGATATGGTAATAGGTTTCCGTAAGGGAACAGTGCCGATGATAAATGAGCCATGTTTTACAAACAAACCGGATGATGTGGATAGTCTGGTTTGGGACAGTAACTGCGGAATCAACCTGGCAAACTATCTAACCAACAGAAAGGAAAAAATTGCCATTATTGCCAAGGGATGCGATTCAAGAAACATTATTACACATATAATTGAAAACAAGGTTAAAAGAGATCAACTGTTTATTATTGGAGTGCCGTGCAAGGGGATGATCGACAGGCATAAGATTGCATCGATGTTTGAAGAGGAAATAATCGAGGTTGCGGAAGAGGGAAATATTGTCATTGTTAAGAGTGCTGGTTTTGAAAAAAGGCTGGAAAAATCAGAGATCCTGCAGGAAAACTGCGCAGTATGCATCCACCGCAATCCTGTTATATACGATGAACTTGTTGCCGAACCCGTAAAGGAACAGACAGAGATTGACAGATATAAAGATGTGCGCAGGATCGAAGAGATGCGGGTGGAAGAAAAAAATAATTTTTTTGACAATCTCCTTTCACCCTGCATCCGCTGCTATGCATGCAGAAATGCATGTCCCCTTTGCTACTGCCCCACATGCTTTGTGGACGAATCCCGGCCTCAGTGGTTAGGAAAAAGCATTGATCCCACAGACATTAAAACCTTCCATTTACTGAGGGCTTTTCACTGCGCCGGCAGGTGCACGGATTGCGGCGCCTGCCAGCGTGCTTGCCCAATGGGTATAAATGTCAGAATATTTACAAAAAAACTGGAAAAGGATTGTTTTGAATTATATGGCTGGGAATCAGGCCTGTCCCTGAAGGAACGCCCCCCTCTTGATACATACAAACCTGATGATCCGGATTTAGGAATTTAAGCATACCATGAAGATCATAAGAATTGACAAGAAAAATTGGGCCGAAGATATTGAAAATTTAAGTGGATCTTACCGATTATTCGGCCCTGTTAAGGATAATAGCTCTCATATGTTTAAAGAGCTTAATAAGGGGGAGTTGCCGGATTTAAATTATTTCAACACAACCCTTTCACCCAAATCGATTATTTATCCTCAGTCTGAGGTTATGCTTGAATATAGCCTGGATGAAAACAAAGAAAATCATCATGTAATGAAAGAGGTAAAAAAGGATTATTCCCAACGCGCTGTGATCGGGATCAGACCATGTGATGCAGCGGCTTTTTCATTGGTCAAACGCAACTTCAACACCCCTGAATATAAGGACCCATACTGGACAAGGGCTTATGAGACAACCACATTTGTCGGGCTTGCATGCAACAACCCGCAGACCACATGTTTCTGCCGAACCGCCGGCAACGGCCCTTTTCATGAAGATGGACTTGATGTTCTCCTTATAGATATGGGAGATCATTTTTTTGCAAAAATAATTTCTTCAAAGGGTGAAACCCTGTTAAAGGCTGCCGGATGGAAAACCGAAACTGATGCCGAGACCAGCGGCAATCTGGTTGCAGCCATGAAACAGAAAGCAGAAGACGCAATAACCGCATCTGTTTTTACAGATAAATTAAAGAACAAAAAAATTACCGACCTTTTTGACGCCCCATTTTGGGAAGAGCTGGCTTTTGCATGCATAAACTGCGGAACATGCACATATGTTTGCCCGACATGCTGGTGTTTCGACATTCAGGATGAAATTTACGGGCTCTGCGGCATACGCATGCGGAATTGGGACAGCTGCATGTTTCCTCTTTTTACTCTACATGGATCAGGGCATAATCCAAGAAATACAAACATGCAGAGGCTCCGGCAGAGGTTTATGCACAAACTGAAATATTATGTGGACAAATACGGCAATGGGATTCAATGTGTCGGATGCGGTCGATGCATACGTCTGTGTCCGGTAAATATCGACATACGAAAAGTTTGTGATTTGATGAACAGTTATAGTGCCTAAAATTCATAAAGTATATTAAAGTGCCTAAAGTTAAGGTATTCTGCTTATTTTAAAGTTACAAGCAACTGAAGAAAAGTTAAAATTGGCCGCGCCGGACCTGCCTGCCGGCAGTGGCGCATTCCTTAACTTTAGGCATTTTAGGCACTTTAGCTCATTTTAGGCACTTTACTTATTTCAGGGGAATGTAGAATGCAAAATCCATATCTGCCTTATCCGGTTCGTATAGAGGAAATAATAACCGAAACCGAAGATAAAAACATTAAAACATTCAAGCTGGTCTTTTTAAACCCTGATGACGAAAAGAATTTTTCATATAAGGCAGGACAGTTTGCAGAGCTTTCAGTGGCGGGAAAAGGAGAGGCGCCCATAGGAATTGCATCTTCACCCACGGAAAAAGGATATCTGATGTTTACCATCAACAAGGCCGGGCTGGTTACAACCGCCCTGCATTGCATGAAACCTGGGGACATTATCGGTATTCGCGGACCTCTC from Anaerolineae bacterium includes these protein-coding regions:
- a CDS encoding CoB--CoM heterodisulfide reductase iron-sulfur subunit A family protein, whose amino-acid sequence is MSENKTGSVMVIGAGIAGMQAALDLADSGYYVYLVERSSSIGGMMSQLDKTFPTNDCAMUVISPKLVEVGRHINIELLTLSEVNSVSGKQGNFEVNITQHPRYVDPDRCIACGLCAEKCPKKVPAEHDEGLGMRKAIYVKYPQAVPLKYAIDAKNCIYFKKGKCRICEKFCPNNAINFKDQKREVTLKTGAIILALGSKIFDPGTHDTYGYKKSPNIVTSLEFERILSSSGPYGGHLVSSPDNNEPEKIAWLQCVGSRDERPGSKGYCSAVCCTYAVKQAMLAKEHTKKNLDAAIFYIDIRTNGKDFEKYYNRAKDEAGVRFIKSKITNITELDGKHLISYVDEAGKRIEELFDMVVLSVGLGVSGEAVNLAQKLDIKLNHYGFAGSGSFEPVASSRPGIYVCGAFQAPKDIPSSVIDASAAAGLAGSKLADYRWTLTKTKHIPEEIDVRGEPPRIGVFVCRCGSNIAGVVDVPAVVEFAQSLPYVVYAEENMFSCSQDTQDKITEIIKNKRLNRVVVAACTPRTHEPLFQETLINAGINKYLFEMANIRNQCSWVHKDDKEKATEKAKNLVKMAVAKVALLAPLEEPSMQINQNVLVIGGGIAGMVAAKNLADQGYRIFLIEKADSLGGQARHLHETWQGEDIQQYLSGLIKEVQSDKSTEIFLNSHIKQVDGFVGNFKTTIENNSKSIVLEHGITIIASGASEFVPDQYLYGNDRRVVTGLELQQRFINKDPSLTQLNTAVFIQCVGSRIPERPFCSKVCCTQSIKSAVKLKEIKPTMEVFVLYRDMRPYGLREDLYRKARSIGINFIRYDFGKELAVEADNGNLRIAFIDCVLKRKMVIQPDILILAAAIVPEKVNRLAQLYKVTQNEDGFFAEAHVKLRPVDFATGGVFLCGLAHAPKSIDESITQAQAAASRAVTLLSAKSISADGTVACVSPNLCSSCGVCVSICPYSAALFNEKSGKAEIKPTLCKGCGLCTASCRSGAINLKGFDNEQIFAQIFAMNEEEGVFNNA
- a CDS encoding 4Fe-4S dicluster domain-containing protein; amino-acid sequence: MLKYIDTIRKISKRLLKEKTVDMVIGFRKGTVPMINEPCFTNKPDDVDSLVWDSNCGINLANYLTNRKEKIAIIAKGCDSRNIITHIIENKVKRDQLFIIGVPCKGMIDRHKIASMFEEEIIEVAEEGNIVIVKSAGFEKRLEKSEILQENCAVCIHRNPVIYDELVAEPVKEQTEIDRYKDVRRIEEMRVEEKNNFFDNLLSPCIRCYACRNACPLCYCPTCFVDESRPQWLGKSIDPTDIKTFHLLRAFHCAGRCTDCGACQRACPMGINVRIFTKKLEKDCFELYGWESGLSLKERPPLDTYKPDDPDLGI
- a CDS encoding hydrogenase iron-sulfur subunit; this translates as MPDWEPKIVAFLCSWCSYGAADLAGVSRLQYPPNLRVIRIPCTGRMSPKFILTAFRQGADGVWVSGUHPGECHYLEGNYYARRKFTLFKSLLEHTGIESGRIFFSWVSSSEANRFARLASEITSKVKDLGPNNNYIKQRPVKVAC
- a CDS encoding 4Fe-4S dicluster domain-containing protein — its product is MKIIRIDKKNWAEDIENLSGSYRLFGPVKDNSSHMFKELNKGELPDLNYFNTTLSPKSIIYPQSEVMLEYSLDENKENHHVMKEVKKDYSQRAVIGIRPCDAAAFSLVKRNFNTPEYKDPYWTRAYETTTFVGLACNNPQTTCFCRTAGNGPFHEDGLDVLLIDMGDHFFAKIISSKGETLLKAAGWKTETDAETSGNLVAAMKQKAEDAITASVFTDKLKNKKITDLFDAPFWEELAFACINCGTCTYVCPTCWCFDIQDEIYGLCGIRMRNWDSCMFPLFTLHGSGHNPRNTNMQRLRQRFMHKLKYYVDKYGNGIQCVGCGRCIRLCPVNIDIRKVCDLMNSYSA